In the Silene latifolia isolate original U9 population chromosome 1, ASM4854445v1, whole genome shotgun sequence genome, AAAACAACTTGCAAGGAAAAAAGGTTGACATTTGGATAGCTAGCTTACTTGTCCATACATATATTCCTATCGAtcatcactaattcactattaaAGAACTATTCTTTGCATAAACAACATTAGATTAATTCCTTGTCTTAATGATAAGTTTGTTAATGAAGTTGACATCTTATTGATCTACCACTATTCCTAACGAATGACTCAAACAAACTATATCCATCTGCTTAATTAATCATGCAAAACAGAGGAAAAGAATTTGGCCTCGTTTAGTTACTCACCTAAAGGCAAATTTTGGCGTgattattatttttgaaattaagTTAAGGAGTATCGAAAATGTGTTAGTTTGGGTCTCAACTCCAATTACTCCAATTGGGTTTTTTTCACTCATAAATCATTTTTATTACATCTAATTAGAGAAGATGATGGAAATAACAATCTTTGATTATTAAAGACAATACAATCGATTATTTGGGAAATTAGACCATTGCAATTTGTGTTCTAAAATACGATAGAGGATCCAAAAACTAAATCTAGACGCAATCCcacaaatacttttttttttaatctgaCAGCCTAATTTTGTTATTATCCCAAAATATagttttttataattaatttgaatGTAATATAAATACATTTTGAGCAAAATGCCTTAATTGTAAACTTTAATACATCAGTCCATCTCGCTTGTGCTTCGAAATACCTCAGCATTGCCAGTTGCCACTATACAATAATACAAACAATAATACTTCTATACCTCGGTTGCACACAAAGCTTATTGTAAAACCGTTAGTTACTTTACTTAATTTCCCCAAAGACACGTAAAAAAAACAAGTACAACACGAAGCACTAGACCTTTTGAACATTGGCGAATCCATGGTGAAAAACTTGAAACAACTTTCATGGCTTTTGGGCTGAGAACATGATGAATGACTGTTGAACTTTGCTCGAGTAGTTGACAAGTCCGCAAGATTTACACAAGTCTTCAATCTCTTCCTCTGTTAGGTAACTATACGGCTGAAGACTCCGCTGCAAACATTCCAACATACGGTACAGATTTTAGAAATAGCAATTCACATCCTTAGATATACATGAAAGTCGGCTTAAGTTTTTCAAGCGAGTAAGTCTCCCTTAAGACGGAACATTTTCGTCTGAAACAATAAGATGGGGTTTTAAGACCACTTTAAAGCCAGTTGTAAACACTAGCTGGACGCCTGGACCATTATGATCTTTAAATCTCAACTAAGATGATGTTTGCACAATGATCTCGGAATGAAATCGGAAAACAACACAAAATAGCTACACAAACTTAAAATATAGGCAGCAAAAAGTTACTACGTACCTGTCTAAAAAGCTTTATTATTGGTGGTGTAGAGGCCGTGTATCTGAGAAAAGTGGTGCCCACGAATACACCTCCGCTTCGCAGTACACGGGTAATTTCAGCAATCTGTTGTACAAGTAGAAATGAAGCTATAACTTGCAGCAAACATTGTTTAAGTGGAACTAGCAATGCTAATGTACAATGATCAGGGCCGGCCCTCAAGCCTGTTTAGTGGGTTAATTGACAAGGGCCCAAGTCTGATACAGGCCCAATTGCGGAATTAGAAGTCCACTATGTAGGCTATAGCCTGAGGCCTTTtgtcaattagaattattacATGTAAAACTCACAATTAAGAAAGTAGTCTAGTGGTTTACCATCTTATCTTGTTGTAGGTGGTCCCGTGTTCTATCCATGACTCGATTTGGGTTTTCCAAGGGTTATATTAGTTAGTTAGGTAGATAGTTTCCTAGAAATATAAATCGTGCATGTAATGCGCGGGATCTAGGCTAGTAAAGTTATCATGTTTAAAAATGTATGTCATCTCTTACAAGATGGATTAGTAATGAAACACCAAAAAACTGCGGAATAGAAATCTTACAGCATTTGAAGGAGATGGCCAGCAATGCAATGCAGCACCAGCATGAACTGCATCAACTGAAGCAGACGGAAAGGGAAGTCTCGCAACATCTGCCCTCACAAGAGCAAGTTTGCTGCAAATTATAGTTAACCATCAATAAGCACAACCACGCcgacattgaaaaataatactaACAGCAACACCCTAGATATATAGAGATTGTGAAAGTTTACTTTGACAAAGAGGGTTCTTCCTTTTTGGTGAAATCGTAACATTGGCGAAGCATATTTTCAGAGAAATCAAGAGCAATAACTCCAGAATAGCTACCACACATGGCAAATTTACGTGAGAATAGCCCACTTCCGCAACTGACATCTACTAGCAAGCCTCCTTCAGCTGGTTTGAAGTACTCCTGAGCCATTTTAAACTGCATTTCAGAAGTCAGATCAGATCAGTAGGTCCGTCAATACACGAATAACTCAGACGTAATAAATGTACTGATCCACAGAAGGAACAAGGCCTAACCTCTTCTTCCGGCCCTGGAAAACCACTTCTATTAAAATTTTGTCGCCATCCACGTTCATACAAAAAAGACACAACCGGACTTCTGTTTGTCCAAAAATACCATATGAACATTGTTTCATCAGAAAGCTAAAAATTTCAGCTAATTCAAAGATGAAGACGAAAGAACAAAAACAGATGAGCGTAGGAAACTACCGAAACAATTCTGTTGAAGTAGGTCTATTTTCTGCATACTCCTCAGAGGCAGCAGTTATGGTGAGATCCAGAAAGATGTTTTTGCTTGAGTATGATTTGGAGCATGTCTCACATTTAAAGCCGGACCTGTAAATCGCTTCCCTGCAAAAGTTAAACACAACATAAGTCAAAAGGCCACTCAATCTAGATGAAGCAATCACTTAGCACTCAATAGTGTACCGACACTTACAGGTTTAGCCCGGTCGCTCCTTTCCTTGTTAAAGGTTGAAAACATATTGGACATGCCAATATATTAAGTCGTGCATTATCTTTTGAAGTCGCTTCCTGAAATATGAAAAGGTATTTAATTACAAACTCCATATATATTTTCTCAGCAGTATAAATCACAAAGCATCCCAGAGGTTACAAATCACAAGACCTCCTGATGAAGCTCAAGTTGAGAATTCGAAACCGGTCCAGTTCAAACTTGTTCCAATATATACATAATTGTAATTATACATACAATAAGGTAACAGAGATAAATTAAAGGTAAAGATGATGGATCATAAATTCCAGTGTATAAATATAAAGCAATTAAATGAGGGGGTTAATTTTCGTAGTACACATTTTATTTATCGCAGTACAGCCGCCACAAATCATCATCAGTATCCACCGACTCTAGATTAATTATTGCACAATCACTAAATTAACTTTATAAAACAATAAAAGATGTGAGAAAATCATTAATTAATTTGATTTATAATGCAATTAACAGTAAATACTTGTTTTATATAATCAAAACTACCATCTATTATTGATCAAACTTGTTTAAGTTTGAGAGAAAAAAAACTATAACGAGTAAAAAGTATACTGCGAAAATAAAAAATACCAAAGATGGAGGGGCAGCTGCGGAGGCGAGTGGAATAAATGGCGGGAATTTTGGCGGAGGAGGAATGAGAAATCTCAAAGAAAGGGAGTGAGAAACCATTTTTGATTATTGACTGAATTTTGTACAACACAAAAAACAGATTTCCCAtcctccctttttttttcttttttcattgttCTACTAGTGGAAGTAACGGTTACAACTAACTCAATTATCAGTCACTCAATTCCCCCACCAATTTCTAAATAATACCCAGTATTTTGATATTTGGCAACTCGGATCAAAGTTATAGATACATACGgcatatatccgtcttaagaatTAAACGGGTCATATAACACGCACTTACATAAATAGGACAAACTTTTACTAATCTCAATGCATTCTGTTTTTGTCTTATGCGTAAAATACTTGATCCGTCCGAAGATTAAGACGGATATACTTGTCTTAAATGAGAAATTCTTGCAAATGACAATGCAAGTTCATCGTCAAACGCTGCAAAGATTTGATACAAGAAACGAGGTGGACAGTCAAGCTGGAACATACCTATAGAGAAGCTAATAGAACAACTGATTTCTTAGCAAATTATGGGGTCACCTCGAGCTCCTTCCCTACGCACTTAGATGCTCCTCTTACTGAGTTATGTCCGATCCTTCGGGAGgatgtaaaatttaattgtaaaatttgaaatttaattgtaaaattttattattattattattaatggttTGCATTAATCGGTGGAAAAGGAAAAGTTCAGTATAATCCAGTtgtagatataatataatgaaagcccaattacagatatgatataataaaagcccaattacatatatatatatatatgatataaTGAAGCTTAATTAtagccaaattcatttaggcgggaaaatttgggagatctcttattcttttagtataagggggattaAACGAGATAATATGTTGAATATTATTAAGGATTTAAATTAACAACAATTCTTATTTAAAATTGTTATACATAATATTGTAAAATTAACTGATTATTTACTTAAAAAATCCACTAAAATAATTTCCATTAATCATCACTTTCATTAATGAGGCCACTAAAGTCCTTTGTTATAGGTTTACAATATGATTTTGTGAAAAATATTTTACAAGAGATTTACTCATTATTCATCATTGAATATATGGGAATCACGTTGTTGAAAACAACTTGCAAGGAAAAAATGTTGACATTTGGATAGCTAGCTTACTTGTCCATACATATATTCCTATCGATCATCACTATTAAAGAACTATTCTTTGCATAAACAACATTAGATTAATTCCTTGTCTTAATGATAAGTTTGTTAATGAAGTTGACATCTTATTGATCTACCACTATTCCTAACGAATGACTCAAACCAACTATATCCATCTGCTTAATTAATCATGCAAAACAGAGGAAAAGAATTTGGCCTCGTTTAGTTACTCACCTGAAGGCAAATTTTGGCATgattattatttttgaaattaagTTAAGGAGTATCGAAAATGTGTTAGTTTGGGTCTCAACTCCAATTACTCCAGTTGGGTTTTTTTCACTCTAATCATTTTTATTACATCATTAGAGAAGATGATGGAAATTACAATCTTTGATTATTAAAGACAATACAATCGATTATTTGGGAAATTAGACCATTGCAATTTGTGTTCTAAAATACGATAGAGGATCCAAAAACTAAATCTATACGTAATCCcacaaatacttttttttttaatctaaCAGCCTAATTTTGTTACAATCCCAAAATATagttttttataattaatttaaATGTAATATAAATACATTTTCAGCAAAATGCCTTAAGAGAGTGTTTGGCAACAAGAATTTAATTTGAAATGTCTCGTTTTAAATTTAACAAAGTGAAATAAAGATTTAGAAATGAGGGGGTTAGAGAGTGAATTTCAAATGGGTTTATTTTAGCATCATTTGGAAATCCAAATCTAATAGGTTTACCAAACATGCAAATTGGTCCAAATCTAAATTTGATAATACAATCTTTATTCCCAAACACACCATAATTGTAAACTATAATAGTTAAGTTTTTAATTGGAAAAGAAGCAATAGTACAAGGCCATGTTTAACCCAGGCCATTACTCCATCAGTCCATCTCGCTTTTGCTTCGAAATACCTCAGCATTGCCACTATACAAACAATAATACTTCTATACATCAGTTGTACACAAAGCTTATTGTAAAACCGTGAGTTTACTTAATTTCCCCAAAGACTTGCGCAAAAAATGTGaaacaaaaaaatacaaaacgAAGCACTAGGACCTTTTGAACATTATGGAATTCATGGTGAAAAAACTTGAAACAACTTTCAGGGCTTTTGAGCAGAGAACATGATGAATGACTGTTGAACTTTGCTCGAGTAGTTGACAAGTCCGCAACATTTACACAGATCTTCAATCTCCTCCTCTGTTAGGTAACTATACGGCTGAAGACTCCGCTGCAAACATTCCAACATATGGTAGAGATTTTAGAAACAGCAATTCACATCCTTAGATATACATCAAAGTAGGCTTGAGTTTTGACCCAAGTAAGTCTCCCTTAAGACGGGACATTTTCGTCTAAACAATCAGATGGGGGTTTTAAGACCACTTTAAAAGCCAGCTGTAAACACTAGCTGGATGACCATTATGATCTTTAAATCTCAACTAAGATGATGTTTGCACAATGATCTCGGAATGGGAAAACAACACAAAATAGCTACACAAACTTATAACATAGGCGGCGAAGAGTTACTACCTGACTAAAAAGCTTGATTATTGGTGGTGTAGATGCAGTGTATCTGAGAAAAGTGGTGCCGACGAATACACCTCCGCTTCGCAGTACACGGGTAATTTCAGCAATCTGTTGTACAAGTACAAATGAAGCTATAACTTGCAACAAACATCGCTTTAAGTGGAACTAGCAATGCTAATGTACAATGACCAGGGCCGGCCCTCAAGTCTGTTTGGTGGGTTAATTGACAAGGGCCCAAGTCTAATACGGGCCAAATTACGGAATTAGAAGTCCGCTATGTAGGGTATTACATGTGTAAAACTCACAATTAAGAAAGAAGTCTAGTGGTTAACCATCTTATCCTATTGTAGGTGGTCATGTGTTCTATCTTGACTAAGTCGTAACCAAAAAAGATGACTCGATTTGGGTTTCCCAAATCCCAAGGGTTATATTAGTTTGGTAGGTAGCTAGTTTCCTAGTAATATAAATCGTGCATGTAATGTGCGGGATCTAAGCTAGTAAAGTTATCATGTTTGCAAATGTATGTCATCTCTTGCAAGATGGATTGGTAATGAAACACCAAAACTGCGGAATAGAAATCTTACAGCATTTGAAGGAGATGGCCAGCAATGCAATGCAGCACCAGCATGAACTGCATCAACTGAAGCAGACGGAAAGGGAAGTCTAGCAACATCTGCCCTCACAAGAGCAAGTTTTCTGCAAATTATAGTTAACCATCAATAAGCACAACCACGAcgacattgaaaaataatactGATAGAGATTATGAATTTTACTTTGACAAAGACGGTTCTTCCTTTTTGGTGAAATCGTAACATTGGCGAAGCATATCTTCAGAGAAATCAAGAGCAATAACTCCAGAATAGCTACCACACATGGCAAATTTTCGTGAGAATAGCCCAGTTCCGCAACTGACATCTACTAGCAAGCCTCCTTCAGCTGGTTTGAAGTACTCCTGAGCCATTTTAAACTGCATTCATTTCAGAAGTCAAATCAGTAGGTCCGTCAATACATGAATAACTCAGACGTAATAAATGTAGTGATCCACAGAAGGAACAAAGCCTAACCTCTTCTTCCGGCCCTGGAAAACCACCTGTATTAAAATTTTGTCGCCATCCACGTTCATACAAAAAAGACACAACTGGATTTCTGTTTTGTCCAAAAATACCATATGAACATTGTTTCATCAGAATGCTAAAAATTTAAGCTAATTCAAAGATGAAGACGGAAGAACAAAAACAGATGAGCTAAGAAACTACCGAAACAATTCCGTTGAAGTAGGTATATTTTCTGCATACTCCTCAGAGGCAGCAGTTATGGTGAGATCCAGAAAGATGTTTTTGCTTGAGTACGATTTGAAGCATGTCTCACATTTAAAGCCGGACCTGTAAATCGCTTCCCTGCAATAGTTAAACACAACATAAGTCAAAAGGCCACTCAAATACTCAAGACAGTCAAGAGTGTACCGAGACTTACAGGTTTAGCCCGGTCGCTCCTTTCCTTGTTAAAGGTTGAAAACATATTGGACAGGCCAATATATTTAGTCGTGCATTATCTTTTGAAGTCGCTTCCTGAAATATGAAAAGgtatttaattacaaactctGCAGCAGTATAAATCACAAAGCATCGTCCCAGAGGTTACAAATCACAAGACTTCCTGATGAAGCATCGCCATCACAACGATATTTGTCTACTGTTGTCCAGAATTCGAAACCGGTCCAGTTCAAACTTGTTCCAATATATACATAATTGTGATTATACATTCAATAGGTAACACAGATAAATTGAAGGTAAAGATGATGGATCATAAATTCCAGTGTATAAATATAAAAGCAATTAAATAATGGGGTTAATTTTCGCACTACAGCCGCCACAAATCATCATCAGTATCCACCAACTCTAGATTAATTATTGCACAATCACTAAATTAACTTTATAAAACAATAAAAGATGTGAGAAAACCATTAATTAATTTGATTTATAATGCAATTAACAGTAAATACTTGTTTTATATAATCAAAATTACCATCTATTATTGATCAAACTTGTTTAATTTTGAGACGAAAAGAATTGTAACGAGTAAAaattgtactgcgaaaataaaaaATACCAAAGATTGAGGGGCAGCTGCGGAGGCGAGTGGAATAAATGGCGGGAATTTTGGCGGAGGAGGGATGAGAAATCTCAAAGAAAGGGAGTGAGAAACCATTTTTGATTATTGACTGAATTTTGTACAACACAAAAAAACAGATTTCCCAACCTCCCtttttttcttctatttttctttgTTCTACTAGTGCAAGTCACGGTTACAAGTCTTACAACTAACTCAATTATTAGTCACTCAATTCCCACCAATTTCTAAAGAAATAATACCGAGTATTTTGATATTTGGTAACTCGGATCAAAGTTATCAATACATATCTGTCTTAAGAATAAAACAGGTCAAATAACACGCACTTGCATAAATACGACAAACTTTTGCTAACCTCAATACATTTTGTTTTTTTCTTATGCGTAAAATACTCTATCTGTCCGAAGATTAAGACGGATATACTGTCTTAAATGAGAAATTCTTGAATTGTAGACCTGTAGAGTTGAAGTCTGATGTAATTTTTtttgggttatttcataacaataatccatcatattggtggtctgcaataatcattttatcctatcaataatctcaattaaatacaacctaagcaccataccttctaatcAGCTGGTATTTTTTTATAtttatgtgtatcaaataaactaagtacttgattcatcacttgaaaatattacacataaacatcacatataccggctaggttgtccaaaaactatcaaatattccaacataaacttgaaaaaaatatcagctggttcgttattagaaggtatgatgCTTAGGTTgaatttaattgggattattaaTAGG is a window encoding:
- the LOC141612030 gene encoding putative methyltransferase At2g41040, chloroplastic translates to MVSHSLSLRFLIPPPPKFPPFIPLASAAAPPSLEATSKDNARLNILACPICFQPLTRKGATGLNLEAIYRSGFKCETCSKSYSSKNIFLDLTITAASEEYAENRPTSTELFRSPVVSFLYERGWRQNFNRSGFPGPEEEFKMAQEYFKPAEGGLLVDVSCGSGLFSRKFAMCGSYSGVIALDFSENMLRQCYDFTKKEEPSLSNKLALVRADVARLPFPSASVDAVHAGAALHCWPSPSNAIAEITRVLRSGGVFVGTTFLRYTASTPPIIKLFRQRSLQPYSYLTEEEIEDLCKSCGLVNYSSKVQQSFIMFSAQKP
- the LOC141612048 gene encoding putative methyltransferase At2g41040, chloroplastic; translated protein: MVSHSLSLRFLIPPPPKFPPFIPLASAAAPQSLEATSKDNARLNILACPICFQPLTRKGATGLNLEAIYRSGFKCETCFKSYSSKNIFLDLTITAASEEYAENIPTSTELFRNPVVSFLYERGWRQNFNTGGFPGPEEEFKMAQEYFKPAEGGLLVDVSCGTGLFSRKFAMCGSYSGVIALDFSEDMLRQCYDFTKKEEPSLSKKLALVRADVARLPFPSASVDAVHAGAALHCWPSPSNAIAEITRVLRSGGVFVGTTFLRYTASTPPIIKLFSQRSLQPYSYLTEEEIEDLCKCCGLVNYSSKVQQSFIMFSAQKP